In a genomic window of Paracoccaceae bacterium:
- a CDS encoding Lrp/AsnC family transcriptional regulator, whose protein sequence is MLDTFEKLILKVLQRNGRASTQELSDAVGLSNSPCWRRVKRLEEDGYITRYAAILDGKKLGLHALAHVQVSLVDHSETSVETFRAFVERNEQVLECASITGDFDFILKVAATDPEALEQFIMNSLLRLGIVRTTTTLFILRQMKVSGVLPVDM, encoded by the coding sequence ATGCTCGACACATTCGAGAAACTCATTCTGAAGGTCTTGCAACGGAATGGGCGCGCAAGCACGCAAGAGCTTTCAGATGCCGTTGGTTTGTCAAACTCCCCCTGCTGGCGGCGTGTCAAGCGGTTGGAGGAGGACGGGTACATCACGCGTTACGCCGCGATCTTGGATGGGAAAAAGCTGGGTCTGCATGCGCTTGCACATGTCCAGGTTTCGCTCGTTGATCATAGTGAAACCTCCGTTGAAACATTTCGAGCCTTTGTCGAGAGAAACGAGCAAGTGCTGGAGTGCGCCTCCATCACGGGCGATTTCGACTTCATTCTGAAAGTTGCAGCAACTGATCCAGAAGCGTTGGAGCAGTTCATCATGAACAGCCTTCTCAGGCTCGGGATTGTCCGCACAACAACGACCCTCTTTATTCTGAGGCAGATGAAGGTTTCAGGGGTACTGCCCGTCGACATGTAA
- a CDS encoding trypsin-like peptidase domain-containing protein, which yields MMRRTRILPTAVTICLLATSALGEADRKSAHSVVKITCKTGENGSMKATGFVWPEKGYVVTALHAVAGCTDVTVTSEGARQKTRIQSMESVNLEADLALLRLENDMGLLPVPFAETGPALRDRHSIWGYPAYAEYMEDRGVDFSRGLSDELLTLGSAFSSRDLRSLFRTQDYPTRRTQILRVTSTTQPGHSGAPIFDAEGRVVAIHNGGLKGGWLGMNWSIPAHIYLPGLPGSEDPAPGEISEWAALQSAVSIDARDTVVITGKDRKPGGDAQSDQGWHYVGWVSLDAIEEHYELSGITGLDDSFDVIREVHNEQYAFESVGFDVWGFADSASTVAIPSNYGFDVDVDTNDIMFTSDDELFELEARASRSTSFKVAVDDETQRFFDGFNAYFEWDTTATHEGMERDAGLEYAFLSTHCIPGYDRKFRDPAQTDMTLAVNGSLFLGAALTSYDDAPCNARQKVTMELMRIGFQELTGIDGPGVYRDAMDLAAAPSQLTLVRRVPLSEVARDFVAYGDFAWKQDVFAIKALLGEDAFSQVTFDVYEDAVTNATVAVPTGMTLAWNDELEMLETFSKSAHSRLNISLVQAASFEDALGAEFKYFSSDIYDLANWSGLGSPEDCENSHVNADDLTAKCTMYLQGEKDGRFADIFFAMSVDQDVFLGTSLLILDEEKNLTPAQRAEHRLMRIAAEHLSDFALH from the coding sequence ATGATGCGCCGCACTCGGATCTTGCCAACCGCGGTCACGATCTGCCTCCTCGCGACTTCTGCTCTCGGAGAGGCAGATCGCAAGAGTGCGCATTCTGTTGTCAAAATCACCTGTAAAACGGGCGAGAACGGTTCGATGAAGGCAACAGGGTTCGTGTGGCCTGAAAAGGGTTATGTGGTAACCGCCCTGCACGCTGTCGCGGGATGCACGGATGTGACAGTGACCAGCGAGGGCGCGCGTCAGAAAACGCGCATCCAATCAATGGAGAGTGTTAATCTGGAGGCGGATTTGGCGCTCCTGCGTCTCGAAAACGACATGGGGCTTCTGCCGGTTCCGTTTGCCGAAACCGGGCCTGCCCTGCGAGATCGTCACTCCATCTGGGGATATCCCGCCTACGCCGAATATATGGAAGACCGCGGCGTCGATTTCTCCCGAGGCCTGAGCGATGAACTACTTACGCTTGGAAGTGCATTTTCATCGCGTGACCTGCGTTCGCTCTTTCGGACGCAGGACTATCCGACGCGGCGCACGCAGATCTTGCGGGTCACCTCAACCACACAGCCGGGTCATTCCGGCGCGCCAATATTCGACGCCGAAGGCCGAGTCGTCGCGATACACAATGGCGGCCTCAAAGGCGGCTGGCTTGGCATGAACTGGTCGATACCCGCGCATATCTACTTACCCGGGCTCCCCGGTTCGGAGGATCCTGCGCCAGGTGAAATCTCGGAATGGGCTGCCCTACAGAGCGCCGTATCTATTGACGCGCGGGACACTGTCGTCATCACAGGTAAGGATCGCAAACCCGGTGGCGATGCGCAGTCAGATCAGGGCTGGCACTATGTTGGCTGGGTTTCGCTGGATGCCATCGAGGAACACTATGAACTTTCTGGCATCACCGGTCTCGACGACAGTTTCGATGTCATTCGTGAAGTTCATAACGAACAATACGCTTTTGAAAGTGTCGGGTTTGATGTCTGGGGCTTCGCGGACAGCGCCAGCACGGTCGCCATACCGAGCAACTATGGTTTCGACGTCGATGTGGATACCAATGACATCATGTTCACCAGCGACGACGAACTCTTCGAACTGGAAGCCCGCGCCAGCCGCAGTACTTCTTTCAAGGTTGCAGTCGATGATGAAACCCAGCGCTTCTTTGACGGTTTCAATGCTTACTTCGAATGGGATACGACAGCGACACACGAGGGTATGGAACGGGACGCAGGCCTGGAATACGCCTTTCTTTCAACGCATTGCATACCTGGATATGATCGAAAGTTCCGCGATCCTGCACAGACGGACATGACGCTGGCGGTAAATGGGTCGCTTTTCCTGGGCGCGGCGCTTACCAGCTATGATGATGCTCCCTGCAATGCGCGCCAGAAGGTGACCATGGAACTGATGCGGATAGGGTTTCAGGAACTGACAGGCATTGACGGGCCGGGCGTCTACAGGGACGCCATGGATCTTGCGGCCGCACCCAGCCAACTCACCCTTGTGCGACGCGTGCCGCTGAGCGAAGTGGCGCGTGACTTTGTGGCATACGGCGATTTTGCGTGGAAACAGGACGTCTTTGCAATCAAGGCTTTGCTCGGCGAAGACGCTTTTAGTCAGGTCACCTTCGACGTCTATGAAGATGCCGTGACGAATGCGACCGTGGCCGTGCCCACGGGCATGACGCTCGCATGGAACGACGAATTGGAAATGCTGGAGACATTCAGCAAGAGCGCGCACAGCCGTCTCAATATCTCCTTGGTGCAAGCGGCATCGTTCGAGGACGCCCTTGGGGCCGAATTCAAATATTTTTCATCTGACATCTACGATCTGGCCAACTGGTCGGGCCTCGGAAGCCCGGAGGATTGCGAAAACAGCCACGTGAACGCCGATGACCTGACGGCCAAATGTACAATGTACTTGCAAGGGGAAAAGGACGGGCGATTTGCCGATATATTCTTTGCCATGTCCGTAGATCAGGATGTGTTTCTTGGAACGTCACTCCTCATTCTCGATGAAGAGAAAAATCTGACCCCAGCGCAAAGAGCCGAGCATCGCTTAATGCGAATTGCAGCGGAACATCTGTCGGATTTTGCACTGCACTGA
- the rplM gene encoding 50S ribosomal protein L13 — protein MKTFSATPADIDKKWILIDAEGVVLGRLASIIAQRLRGKHKPSFTPHMDMGDNVIVINADKIQLTGKKREEHHYWHTGHPGGIKSRTKAQILEGKHPERVVTLAVKRMLPGNRLSRQIMTNLRVYAGGEHPHEAQSPEVLDVKSMNAKNTRSA, from the coding sequence ATGAAAACCTTTTCTGCAACACCCGCAGATATCGACAAGAAATGGATCCTGATCGACGCTGAAGGCGTTGTTCTGGGCCGTCTTGCTTCGATCATTGCCCAGCGTCTGCGCGGCAAACACAAGCCTTCTTTCACACCGCACATGGATATGGGCGACAATGTGATTGTCATCAACGCGGATAAGATCCAGTTGACCGGCAAGAAACGCGAAGAGCATCATTACTGGCACACAGGCCACCCAGGCGGCATCAAATCCCGCACCAAGGCACAGATCCTTGAAGGTAAGCACCCCGAGCGTGTCGTGACCCTCGCGGTCAAGCGCATGTTGCCGGGCAACCGTCTGAGCCGTCAGATCATGACCAACCTGCGCGTCTATGCTGGCGGCGAACATCCCCACGAGGCGCAAAGCCCCGAAGTTCTGGACGTGAAATCCATGAACGCCAAAAATACGCGGAGTGCATGA
- a CDS encoding DUF1127 domain-containing protein: protein MTHAMTPSPKTMAYLREVNTMPALAIIAVEFAVCVSKWATRRETRRTLKQLTDWELRDVGLTPQQARDEAAKVFWRA, encoded by the coding sequence ATGACACACGCAATGACACCTTCGCCTAAAACAATGGCCTACCTGCGGGAGGTCAATACAATGCCTGCGCTTGCCATCATCGCGGTTGAGTTTGCTGTCTGCGTGTCAAAATGGGCTACACGCCGCGAAACCAGACGCACATTGAAACAGCTGACGGATTGGGAGTTGCGCGATGTAGGACTGACACCACAGCAGGCTCGCGATGAGGCTGCCAAGGTGTTCTGGCGCGCGTAA
- the rpsI gene encoding 30S ribosomal protein S9, with product MAEEINTLEELGQAAGLETAAPEAEVVVAREPVRDDLGRSYATGKRKDAVARVWIKPGSGKVTVNGKPQNEYFARPVLQMILAQPFSITGTTDQFDVVATVKGGGLSGQAGAVKHGVSKALQLYDPSLRGALKAAGFLTRDSRVVERKKYGKAKARKSFQFSKR from the coding sequence ATGGCTGAAGAAATCAACACACTCGAGGAACTCGGTCAGGCCGCAGGTCTCGAAACAGCAGCCCCCGAAGCGGAGGTTGTGGTCGCCCGTGAACCGGTACGTGACGATCTGGGGCGTTCCTATGCCACGGGCAAACGTAAAGACGCTGTGGCGCGTGTCTGGATCAAGCCCGGTTCCGGTAAGGTCACCGTGAACGGTAAACCGCAAAACGAATATTTTGCGCGCCCCGTGTTGCAGATGATCCTGGCACAACCGTTCTCGATCACAGGTACCACAGATCAGTTTGATGTGGTTGCCACGGTCAAAGGTGGTGGTCTTTCCGGTCAGGCGGGCGCGGTGAAGCACGGTGTTTCCAAAGCGCTACAGCTCTATGATCCGTCCTTGCGCGGCGCTCTGAAAGCGGCCGGTTTCCTGACGCGCGACAGCCGCGTCGTGGAGCGGAAGAAATACGGTAAGGCCAAAGCGCGCAAGAGCTTCCAGTTCTCCAAGCGCTAA
- the aroQ gene encoding type II 3-dehydroquinate dehydratase has product MTSILVLNGPNLNLLGTRQPEVYGTTTLADIEKRCTEWAKATQCDVRFAQSNHEGDLVDHIHAARDTHDGIILNAGAYTHTSIALMDAIASVELPVIELHLSNVHAREEFRHRSYIAKVSLGVVCGFGAYGYSLSLDAMLDHLTP; this is encoded by the coding sequence ATGACTTCGATCCTTGTGTTAAACGGACCCAATCTGAATTTGCTCGGCACGCGTCAGCCGGAGGTCTATGGCACCACAACACTGGCCGACATCGAAAAACGGTGCACCGAATGGGCAAAAGCGACGCAATGCGATGTGCGCTTTGCGCAATCCAATCATGAAGGCGATTTGGTTGATCACATCCACGCAGCGCGCGACACGCATGATGGCATTATTTTGAACGCAGGTGCTTATACACACACATCAATTGCCCTGATGGATGCGATTGCCTCTGTAGAACTCCCGGTGATCGAGTTGCATCTCAGCAACGTCCACGCCCGCGAGGAATTTCGGCACAGATCCTATATCGCAAAGGTGTCACTTGGTGTTGTTTGCGGCTTTGGTGCTTATGGGTACAGTCTGTCTCTGGATGCTATGCTGGATCACCTGACGCCCTAG
- a CDS encoding PLP-dependent aminotransferase family protein, producing the protein MGTIWEPELVEGQGPKYKAVVTTIRSGIETGALQIGDRLPPVRDLAWQLKITPGTVARAYTILTDEGALLAEVGRGTFVASPNPARVSDVPIEIDVIQHSSEENNNPYNVSLFSPHLPCVGQDKLVRHLMAQVAANPPSGIMHYPSRNSARPARLAVLRWLEGTPLGPLGEKDIVLCQGGQNGILLVLQSILEGRKPTVLIEELAYPGFRRVAEMLRADVVPVPMDADGIIPEALEGIVKSHDAQVLCTSPEVHNPTGGFTPVARREQIATIARRYDMQIVEDDCYRMGVNRAPSYRMLAPERGWYVSSIAKTITPALRFGFAIAPEGKWSVLRRTAEHSFFGLATPISDLCALLLDHPQIDDLTEKTRQAFDKYVQSAVNILGGYDLSWRADVPFLWLRLPLGWRAGAFCQAAETVGVQIRSAEEFVCRDARAPHAIRMAVNAGVSIESFEAAMMRLCQLLDNPPEQISV; encoded by the coding sequence ATGGGTACAATTTGGGAGCCGGAATTGGTCGAGGGGCAGGGGCCAAAGTACAAGGCGGTTGTAACGACAATACGTAGCGGCATTGAAACAGGCGCCTTGCAGATCGGTGACAGGTTGCCGCCCGTACGGGACCTGGCCTGGCAGCTCAAGATCACGCCGGGCACCGTCGCGCGGGCCTATACGATCCTCACAGATGAGGGTGCGCTTTTGGCGGAAGTAGGGCGCGGTACTTTTGTGGCATCGCCAAACCCTGCGCGCGTATCAGATGTGCCGATCGAGATTGACGTGATCCAGCACAGCTCCGAAGAAAATAATAACCCCTATAATGTCAGTCTGTTTTCGCCACACTTGCCTTGCGTGGGGCAGGACAAGCTGGTCCGTCACCTGATGGCACAAGTCGCTGCGAACCCGCCGTCTGGCATCATGCACTATCCCAGTCGCAACAGCGCCCGCCCGGCGCGTTTGGCCGTGTTGAGATGGTTGGAAGGCACGCCCCTTGGACCGTTGGGAGAGAAAGATATTGTTCTGTGTCAGGGTGGCCAAAATGGAATACTCTTGGTTCTTCAGTCTATTCTTGAGGGGCGCAAACCGACCGTTTTGATTGAGGAACTGGCCTATCCGGGATTCCGGCGCGTGGCGGAAATGCTGCGGGCCGATGTTGTCCCTGTGCCCATGGATGCAGATGGGATTATCCCTGAGGCGCTGGAGGGAATCGTCAAATCGCATGATGCGCAGGTTCTGTGCACGTCCCCTGAGGTTCACAATCCGACGGGTGGTTTTACGCCCGTGGCGCGGCGCGAGCAGATCGCGACAATAGCACGGCGGTATGACATGCAGATCGTTGAAGATGATTGCTATCGTATGGGCGTGAATCGCGCGCCGTCTTACCGGATGTTGGCACCGGAGCGCGGGTGGTATGTGTCTTCCATCGCGAAAACGATCACGCCCGCATTGCGTTTTGGTTTTGCGATTGCACCCGAAGGGAAGTGGTCGGTCCTGCGCCGCACGGCCGAGCATAGCTTTTTCGGGCTGGCGACGCCGATTTCGGACCTCTGCGCGCTGCTGCTTGATCACCCGCAGATTGATGATCTGACCGAAAAAACCCGTCAGGCCTTTGATAAATATGTGCAAAGTGCCGTGAATATACTGGGCGGGTATGATTTGAGCTGGCGGGCGGATGTGCCGTTTTTGTGGCTGCGCTTACCATTGGGCTGGCGGGCAGGGGCGTTTTGTCAGGCGGCAGAAACTGTCGGCGTGCAAATCAGGTCCGCCGAAGAATTCGTATGTCGTGACGCGCGTGCTCCCCATGCTATACGCATGGCCGTCAACGCAGGCGTCTCGATTGAGAGCTTTGAAGCTGCGATGATGCGGTTATGCCAATTGCTGGATAATCCACCGGAGCAAATCAGCGTCTGA
- a CDS encoding thiamine pyrophosphate-binding protein, which translates to MKSQNHVHELIARAVHDHGVTTMFGLMGDANLFMVDSFVREFRGRFVPAAHEGSTILMASAYAHVSGNVGVATVTHGPALSNCTTALTEAVRGHSPLVVLAGDTAADNPRHLQSIDQRELVKVTGAGFEQLRTPETVGKDVARAFYRARVERRPVVLNMPADYMWQQAKYDMQVLDVFTKPGGVAEGETLDNAIGMIASARRPLILAGGGAVAARDTLVRLADRLEAPLATTLKAKGLFNDHPNNIDIFGTLSTPAAYDLMAQSDCIICFGTALNDFTTDRGKLMNDKRVIQIDANPTAIGGGLHPDAALVADAGLTAETILFWLNEAEVPSSGFTRELEVARLTRHPAPAYKTSEGFINYIHALERLEEALPKDRVLVTDGGRFMTEVWCRISVSNPESFISSVNFGAIGLGLQEAVGAGLAAPNRPVVLFSGDGGFMMGGINEFNTAVRLGLDLIVIIANDSAYGAEHIQFVDRKMDPGLTEFHWPSFAKIAKSLGGEGVEVRSTEQLEAAIEALQHRSGPMLIELRLDPLEVPRMRV; encoded by the coding sequence ATGAAGAGTCAAAACCACGTGCACGAACTCATTGCACGCGCGGTCCATGACCACGGCGTAACAACGATGTTTGGGCTCATGGGAGATGCCAATCTTTTCATGGTGGATAGTTTCGTACGGGAGTTCAGAGGACGGTTTGTGCCAGCAGCACATGAGGGCAGCACAATCCTTATGGCGTCTGCTTATGCACATGTCTCGGGAAATGTTGGGGTGGCAACTGTAACCCATGGGCCTGCGCTTTCCAATTGCACCACCGCATTGACGGAGGCCGTACGCGGGCATTCCCCTCTGGTTGTACTTGCAGGAGATACCGCCGCCGACAACCCGCGCCATTTGCAAAGTATCGATCAACGTGAACTTGTCAAAGTGACCGGCGCCGGTTTTGAACAGCTGCGCACCCCGGAAACAGTTGGCAAAGACGTCGCAAGGGCGTTCTATCGCGCCCGGGTCGAACGGCGCCCGGTGGTATTGAACATGCCCGCCGACTACATGTGGCAGCAGGCAAAGTATGACATGCAAGTGCTCGACGTTTTTACCAAGCCGGGTGGTGTCGCGGAGGGCGAAACCCTCGACAATGCAATTGGGATGATTGCTTCGGCGCGGCGTCCGTTGATCCTCGCGGGTGGGGGCGCCGTGGCAGCGCGCGATACATTGGTTCGGCTGGCCGACCGGCTGGAGGCCCCGTTAGCGACCACGTTAAAGGCCAAGGGGTTGTTCAACGACCACCCGAATAACATTGATATTTTTGGCACGCTTTCGACACCTGCCGCCTATGATTTAATGGCTCAATCGGATTGCATCATCTGCTTTGGGACCGCACTGAATGATTTTACGACAGACCGTGGCAAATTGATGAACGACAAGCGGGTTATACAAATTGATGCCAACCCGACGGCGATTGGTGGTGGTCTACATCCGGACGCAGCGCTTGTGGCGGATGCAGGGCTTACCGCTGAGACAATACTGTTTTGGTTGAACGAAGCAGAAGTTCCGTCAAGCGGCTTCACCAGAGAATTGGAAGTTGCACGCCTGACAAGGCATCCGGCACCAGCATATAAAACTTCCGAGGGCTTCATAAACTACATTCATGCGTTGGAGCGGTTGGAAGAAGCGCTGCCGAAAGATCGCGTCCTCGTGACGGATGGTGGCCGATTCATGACGGAGGTTTGGTGCAGAATTTCCGTCTCCAATCCAGAGAGCTTTATCAGCAGCGTGAACTTCGGCGCAATTGGGCTGGGCTTACAGGAAGCTGTGGGCGCAGGACTTGCGGCCCCCAATCGCCCGGTTGTCCTGTTCAGCGGTGATGGTGGCTTTATGATGGGCGGGATCAACGAGTTTAACACCGCTGTGCGGCTTGGATTGGACTTAATCGTCATTATCGCAAATGATTCCGCCTATGGGGCCGAACACATTCAGTTTGTTGACCGCAAGATGGACCCAGGCCTGACCGAGTTCCATTGGCCGTCTTTCGCCAAAATTGCAAAGTCTCTGGGCGGGGAGGGCGTTGAGGTGCGCTCGACAGAGCAACTGGAGGCTGCCATTGAAGCACTCCAGCACCGGAGCGGACCGATGTTGATTGAGCTTCGATTGGACCCCCTGGAGGTCCCGCGCATGCGCGTATGA